Part of the Carassius carassius chromosome 20, fCarCar2.1, whole genome shotgun sequence genome, TTTGGAGCAACAGTTCTCCCAGCCTTCTACTCCATTATGTTCTTTATGAGCTTGTTTGGAAATGGACTGGTGCTGTGCATCATCTACAAATATGAGAAGCTCAGCACGGTTAACAACATATTCTTGCTCAACCTCGTCATTTCAGACCTCATCTTCACCTTTAGCCTCCCTTTCTGGGCAGTCTACCACAAGTCTGAATGGATCTTTGGCCAAGGCCTTTGCAAGTTGGTGGGAAGCTGTTATTTCATCGGCTTCAACAGCTCCATCCTCTTCCTCACCCTCATCACCTTTGACCGCTACCTTGCAGTGGTCCACGCCATCTCTGCAGCCAAGAGCAGAAGGAAGGCGTACGGGTTTGCATCATCCGCCGTTATCTGGGTGATCAGTATTTTGGCTAGTATAAAGGATATAGTTTTATACGATGTGATGAATGGTGGAGATGGTTTGCTGTGCGAAATGACTGGTTACCACCAGATTTTCCTCACAAAATGGGAGCTGATTGGTTATTATCAGCAGTTTTTCCTGTTCTTCTTGGTGCCTCTGTTCATCGTCCTGTACTGCTACATCCGCATCACCATCAGGATCATATTCACTCGCTTGGCGGAGAAGTGCAGGGCGGTCAAACTCATCTTTGTCATCGTCTTTACCTTCTTCATCTGCTGGACGCCTTACAATGTGGTCATCCTGTTGAAAGCCATCAAGAGATCCTTTGGAGAGCAGAACAATTGCTCAGATGCCCTCGACTATGCACTGTACGTCACACGAAACTTCGCCTACCTGTACTTCTGCATCAGCCCTGTCTTCTACACTTTTTTGGGGAAGAAGTTTCAAACCCATTTTCTGAAGCTTTTGTCCAAGAAGATACCGTGTCTGAAAATCGATTATGCCATGCCGTCAACAACCAGTAAAACCACATCAACCAGGAGCCCAATCACTGACTACTGAACATGAACAGGACTACAAGAATGTGGTTTGTATGTGTGAAATGCAATGCTGGATAAATGTATTGTTAGCAGGACACAAATACTAATGACAAGATAAAAGAAAAACTAAGAATCCAAAGTGTAATGTTCCCTTTGAGTGTAATGTTCAGTAATTTCTCATTCTGTGCATATTAATGACTAGTATATGCCTAATGAGTTCAATTTGAGCTCATTTAGAAAAACCATAgataacaatagtaatattttacTTTCCACTTGTTtctatgtatatatgtaaatattttgtcaCAAATACATTTGAtatcagaaatattttttgaaattaACTATATTAGCAAATGTATTAATGAAAACATAAGTcaaatttattttacttaaaaaaacatatatatgtcAAAGGTATTTGAGACATTGCCACATACTGTGTATCATGTAACCTAAATCCTAATCTATGGATTCCTTTGCCATTTAATCTCTCTTTACTTGTGGAATTTTCTCTTTTGTGTAAAATTATTGTTGTAAAGACTTCTATAGGTTTATTCAGTGCCATTAATTGCTGGTGtattctgagaaagaaaaaaaagtgacaggAAGTTTCATGATATGATCTATTCCCTCTATTTGGTGACCTGTTCTATGGACAGTATAAAAGATCACGCATTTGTCAAGTTCTCTGAAATTAGTAAACTTCCTGTCTTGTCAAAACCTAAATAACTGTTCATAAGAGCATTGGTATTCATCCGATCTGTATTTTAAGATGAACTCATTCTCTGTTGTACATTCTTTTTGTTCTCTAAAATAATTTTAAGGCATGacaataaatcattataaatgaTCTGTTTGGTTGTGGTTGTGGTCATACTAACTAACCATCTCTTAGTGCTTTGCAGTTGACACTTTTCTTTTTAAGAATGGCTTAATCAAAAATGAGGTCACTGTACTGTTGGTTTCTATGCCTGTTATCAAGCAGCAGATTGTATGAGCTTTACTGTTTATAATCCTAACTGACTCATTTGCTCATGGGTAATTGAACATTTGAAACACAAAAaattaattcagtaattcaaaaCTTTCATCCACCATATCTTGCCAAATAAGAATGTTGCAAAATTCTGCAGAAATACCAAATACATTATTTCCAAATAGAAATGACAATCGCCTTTCACAGGGCTGTTTAATTCTGATGTTCTTGGAATTGATTCTGATTCCAGGTTCTAGAATGAATTCTTTGCCATTTTCtaccatttctttttttctttaatgaaagATTGCAAGATTGAACATCTTGCCGTGACCACAGGGTATAAACAAAGACAATAGACTTTATTAAGGCCATGTAACTGACAATCGATTAGCTAGCCTGCATTTTGGACAAATTTGGCATGTAATGAATGAAAAACACTTACAACAAACACTAAAATTGAATAATAAGCAATATAGAGttactataataaaaaattgttcaTAAATGGCTAGAATGTTACAGTGTGATATATACCCAGGGCCGTGCACAAACATTTTTAGGGGCAGTGCCCAGTGCTCAAACCAAAAAAGTGGGCACAACGTTGTCGAGCCTGCTTCTGCCTTCATCTCCAATGGAAGTAGGGAAGAGTGGGGTAAGTTGAGCCAGTGGGTAAGTTGACCCATACCCTGCATCTTGGCAACTATACACTTTTACTGTCATGTGACAATGTATTGTAGAGCCACGCATCATTTCTGCCAGACTGTGAAAAGAGGAAACACTTTGGGGGAATGGAAGGCCGTAACCAGGGTTTGAAACCTAGTGTGGTCTGGGTGgaaattgtgctataataaccccactcattatatacactaaacactttaaaagagacagatgttttctctgtatttgtatctgtataatttctataatttcattCAGTAATACATATAGGCCTATTACTgatatagttttcattaataaccATTGCTATATAGACGATAACTGTGTCTAGTGTCCTTATGAGTGTTGTTGGCATGACTTGTTTTAGTGAAAATTTAACTACAATATAAAATTGCATAGATGAAAATACTTGTTCTACAGATCTCTGCACTGGTGTTATATGCTACTGTTTTGATAGTGTTGATAACGTTTGCCTTACAGTATGTGGTATCCTGTCAGCAATAACATGTCTGTGGGCTTTTTGATTAATATCAGTTTAAGTTcaggcagtgttgccagatattgcttgCTATTTagaaacaaacaattaaatattgaaatttaaacttCATTTCGttggttttatgttgttaaagttaacTTTAAGAAAAGAAATATGACTGTCTGTAAAAGGAAATTATTTAATtcgtttttaaattattattaatttcacataAGTTTGAATCAGATTCAGTCAGATGGTCATTTTACACACTGACTCAACTTGGGTCAACTTACCCCAAACCTGGGGCAAACTGAGCCATGGGAACCCTTTTTTTTTAATACGAAGCCATATTTTTTAGAACCCTTTGTCATAGATAACTTCTGATAATTTAAAATGATAGGAATACTTTCATTTGGATTTTCTAGTAGAAAATATCCATATACAAAATATGATGAATACGCAGTCTTTCCATGCAGTTTCATTAAAGTCTAAAATAAGAACCATATAATAGCATTATGAGCTAATTAATAATGtatatttcagataaaaatcAAGTCAAATCATATCAAATTGAGCTTTATTGTAATTCtgctacatgtgtgtgtttggtcaTGGCACAGAGGACACATCCTGGCCACCAGTACTTGTGCTGTAACGAAGCAAGAGTTTTATTTACCCAAAGGTGTCCAGTTCCCACTGAGGAGTATACTTGGGAGAGAAGAGCCCTGCGATGGTCTTCTGAGATGAATATCTTTCCTGGTGGGCATGCAGGTGGAATGGGCTGTTGTTGAGCTCGTTCGCGGAGCATTTCGTCTGGGTCCCATTGAATGGGGTTAACAAATAATTTGGTAAGTAAGATTGGCTCTGGTTCTTCAGGGGTTTCTTCAAGGGCGTGGAGAAGGGACAGAGTATCCGCTCTGGTCTTTTTAGATCCGGGGCGATAGACGATATGGAAAAGAAATCTTGTAAAAAATAAAGCCCACCTGGCTTGTTGCGGGTTGAGTCTTTTGGCTTCCTTCAGGTATTTGAGGTTCTTATGATCAGTAAGTACGAGAAATGGTTGTCTGGCACCCtctagccaatgtctccactcttcCAACGCCAGTTTCACCGCTAGGAGTTCTCTGTTGCTCAACCTCAACAATGAATTTCTTTTCTGATCTGGATGTTGAAGCAGTGGGGCTGTGGTAAAGGCGGTTGTCAGAGCTTGGAATGCTTGTTCAGCTTCATGGTTCAGTTGAAGGGTCTTGGGTTTCCCTTTGAAGAGGGAGGTAAGGGGTGTAGTAATCATACTGTATTTATGAATGAACCTGCGGAAAAAGTTGGCGAAGCCAAGAAATCTTTGGAGCTCCTTGATGGTCTTTCGTGCTGGCCATGATGTGATAGCTTGGGTCTTTCGATCGTCCATCCTCACCCCTTCCTGGGTGATTGTGTATCCTAAGAACTCAATGGATTGCTGGTGAAAAACACACTTCTCGGCTTTTACAAAGAGGGAGAATTCTCTAAGACGTTGGAGTACCTGGGTAACATGACACTGGTGATCTTTTTCATTGGGTGGGTAAATGAGGATGTCATCTATGTAGAAGAGAGCAAAACGGTTCAGATAATCATGGAGGACATCATCCATTAAGCTTTGAAAGACAGAGGTGGTGTTTACTAGACCgtacggcatcaccaagtattcgtAGTGTCCACCAGGGGCGATGAAAGCCGTTTTCCACTCATCTCCCTCTCTAATCCTGACCAGGTTGTATGCACTCCgtaggtctaacttggtgaagatacGGGCATCCTGGAGCTGTTCGAGAGAAGATGGAATTAGTGGAAGAGGATAGCTGAACTTTACCGTTATTTTATTTAGAGCTCTGTAGTCGATGCATAGTCTCAACCCTCCATCCTTTTTCGGAACAAAGAAGAAACTAACCGCTGCTGGAGAAGTAGATGGCCGGTGTGGTGGGAGCTTAGAGGCTGCTAGGGGGTTAAAAACATCTGCAAAGGAGGCATAACAAGGTGGGAAATTGACAGACTGGTTTTCCTTGGGACTCTCAATGGACGTTGAATTCAATAGCATTGTGACAGGCTGGTTATGAACATAGGGCATGGAATGACTTGGGCGTTTTGACATTTACAACCCCACTTAAGAATTTTCCCCGTGGTCCAGTCTATAAAAGGTTGGTGCTGAATCAGCCAAGGGCGGCCGAGTATCAGTTCTGCATGACTATTGGTATGTATGAGTGGTGTAAATTGCTCTTGGTGTTTAGGTTCAACACAAATGGTGATTGGTGCAATTTGAGATGTCACGCaccttttatttaacatttctcctGTGACCGCGTAGATGGAGTATGGCTGTGGAGTTCTAATCCTTTGGAGACAATGGGTCTTAACGAATTTCCCTGAAATGAAATTTCCAGCTGATCCAGAGTCAACAATGGCGGTAGGCTCTACATCGAGACCTCTAAGCTTCAAAGTCACAGAGATGATTAGTGGGTTAGAAACAGAGTGTTGAGGAAGTATCGAACTCACCACTAACCGTGGGGGACAAGATGGGCTGGTACATGTGAAATGGTCACCACTCCCGCAGTACAGGCACAATTTCTGTTCTCTTCGACGATTTCTTTCCTCCGGAGATAAACGTTGGGAGATgagtgtgctgaccagctggcccccatcttcacaaagatcttcaacagatcgctggagctgtgcgaagtcccttcatgcttcaaacgctccaccatcatccccatcccaaagaaatccaaaattacaggactaaatgactacaggcctgtggctctaacgtctgtagtcatgaagtcatttgaaaaactggtgctggcccacctgaaggacatcactggacacttgctagatcctcttcagtttgcctacagaccaaacaggtctgtggacgatgcagtaaacatcggactccattatgttctgcaacacctagacagaccggggacctatgtgaggatcctgtttgtggacttcagctctgccttcaacacgatcatcccaaacctcctcctgcccaaactaactcagctctccgtgcccacctccgtctgtcagtggatcaacagcttcctgacagacaggcagcagctagtgaggctgggaaaatacacatccagcacccgtacaatcagcaccggagctccccagggctgtgttctctccccactgctcttctccctgtacactaatgactgcacatctaaggacccctctgtcaagctcctgaagtttgcagatgacaccacactcatcggcctcattcaggacggtgacgagtctgcttacagacaggaggttaaagagctggctgtctggtgcagtctcaacaacctggagcttaacacgctcaaaacagtggagatgatcgtggacttcaggagaaacccccctgcactccccccactcaccatcatgaacagcactgtgactgcagtggagtcattcaggttcctgggcaccactatctctcaggacctgaagtgggacattcacattgactccattgtgaaaaaggcccagcagaggttgtacttccttcgccagctgaggaagtttaacctgccacaggatctgctgaaacagttctactccaccatcatcgaatccatcctctgcacttcagtaactgtctgcttcagctcagcttctaaatcggacctcagaagactacagagggtagtccggactgctgagcgaattatcggtacaaccctcccatctattcaagaactgtacttatccagagtgagcaaaagggctgttaaaatcactctggacccctcacatccagcacactccctctttgaactgttgccatctggtcgacgctacagagcactgagcaccagaacgaccagacacaggaacagtttcttccctcaggcaatccatcttatgaacagctgataataactgtgggacacactacactatttatatttatattcactacactttttatccaacacacatacttagcgtacacgtaaatcttttgcacataatatacatgtacatacatggaacacactatactacttatatttatatacacatacacttaattatccaaacacacatacttagcgtacagttacaatttttccacataatatacatgtacatacataaatgctctttttaatatacctgccatacattgtcaatttgtatattgtcaatccttacccacctatttgtatttttttgtattttttattccttattgtgttttttgttctgtcgctgttatgttgcactgcggagctctgtcacgaaaacaaattcctcgtatgtgtgaacatacctggcaataaagctcattctgattctgattctgaatctaCTTGCATTCTTTCTGGTGGTGGTTCAGCAGCTTTCTCTTGTGTGCTTTCAGCGAGGAATGTTTTCCACTGGGTGTACTTCCCGATAGCAGGACTGGGACCTCAGGGGAACACAgagagcttgctgcatgaattttTCCAATCCCAGATTATCATCATAAATGGCGAGTTGGAGTCGGAGTGCAGGGTTTAATCCTCATCGATACATGGTTAAAAGAGCTTTTTCATTCCATCCACTTGCTGCGGCCAAAGTGCAAAATTCAAGGGAATACTCTGAGACGGTTCTTTTGCCTTGTCGGAGGTCCAAGAGCTGATCGCTGACCAAGGAATCCCCCACCGGGCATCCAAACACTTCCTTGAAATGACAGATGAAGTTCTGTAAGGATGAGGTGATTGTGGATTCCTGGAACCATAGCCCTTGGGCCCATCTCAGTGTTGGCCCAGACAATTGCTGTATGATAAACGAGATTTTAGATCTCTCCGTAGGATACTGATGCGCGTGCTGCTCCAGTGCAAGTGAACATTGTAGTAAAAACCCATTGCAATCCTCCTCGAGAAGGGCGCTGGTCGTGATAGCTTGCCATATACACCAACGTGGGAGTGGAACTAGCGGAAGCGCTATCCTCTGGCTGCGCTGAATTCATCCTTGTTGTTTTTGGGTAAGGCCTTCTGTCAGGATAGACTTCGGGAGACAGAGGTAGGTGAATTCAGAGCAgtgatatattgaaatatatacaaGTGCTCGATGAATCCTTTATCCTCAAGTGCAAGGTGAAACTCCGTAGTTCAGATGCGGGCAGTATGGTAGTCACATGGGACGGGAATGCAAACAGGTGAGTTCGCTTGGTTCTGTAATGTCAAAGCCACAGTCACAGATCGCTCACTTATATTCTCTTCTTCTTTAGATGCCGAAAACAGTACCAGCCTCGGGGTAATCATAGGAGACTTCAGCGACCGCCGAATCACTGGTAGCAAACTGGTGATCCGTGGTCCTGAGGGTAGGAGAACAAAGACACAGGTTAGTGTAACACCAAAGGTGAGTATACGTTACGTCTGGCTTGCAGGAGCTCAGGAGACAAGTGTGATGAGACTGTGACTgatgttcctgttggaggcttgatggGGAACTGAGGTACGGGTGAGTGCTGCGGGGGATCTGTGATGCAGGGCAGGTGTGACTAGTTAATAATCAGGGGACTGTGAGCGTTGATGATTGGCGGAGACCGGGCTTGTCAGATCCCTGACACTGTGAACATGTGTAGGACCACAGGGccccttacgaaaaagaagtttattcaagtgtgctattagtatacttctttaaaaccaaaaataggaaagtatgcttttatgtactcctcagaaatatacttaaaatgacacaAATATACTTGACTTAAACTTACAAAAagactaaatatatttgagctatactcctagaatccatgttttcattattatttggtagagggtgctagtacacatcttctgtacagaataaaaaaaaaacacaagtgaagaagaaaaaagaaacaacagctactataccaggggggcagggtttcatattttattgaagcttcCCTGGGAGCTGCCATTGATTAgcagacccccacctgctgttagcattccattgactcccattaattttggcgtcactttgacagcaaataactttacatctgaggcttttaaagactccatttgtccataaattatttctaaagaaacacaaaaatgtataaaaggctccattaccttgtatcttacgttatggccctgtagaagcagtttttgtaaaaataggctaatgattgcgtcataactagcgactctctgtcgcacagtagagaacttaccgtatggacaggaggagaagctcgcaggcaatcttttactgtctatgagacaATCAGGGGGACGATTAATACTaaatactatgaaaaataacaaaataattaatcagaatacttatcaaaatttgctcctgtggtgattcagatttctcttggcacagcgattagaagtctacaattgtcagacaggttgctcacgtgacatctacgtcatcaagctcagtttgagtctgcgcagtacgctcaacccccaggaagtgcgtgcttctaattgacttcactggtctctgttgaatccaatggggtcgctgtgtccatttcttttactgtctaggTATTATACACTAACACATGATACTAACACATGTAGTATAACACGATCATCTggcatgaaacagcatcaaacctgtaaaattatgaaataaaatgttgaccgatgaagaggtaataatttcagtcaagctttggggtgttgattggTCATTCTGAATCCAAGTCagtctttttttcagatttttgttcaaaatgttaattttttttaatgaaacttacccacattaaagagTTTAAAAAAGACTGCATGAGGCTAGAAtaagatgtttttgtttacaagcagatgccctgttctttctttggatgctTGGTAAGTTCAGATATTCATAAaacaacatatatacatattaaaacctaaataggcacaaagtagtatacttaaagtatgatgtaaagttcacttaaagaaaacttatgagtatattTGCAGtataaactagtagtttactgagactatacttcaaagtgtacaaagtatttaattagtaaactatcagtatacctataagttcacttatagtataactgcagtacaaactacaaacatagaggtaaactagtagtgtactcaaagtttgctactgttatacttaaaagatatttaaaagtatacttttatatactagaaagtggtccagtttagtcccaaggagtattgaaacagtacacttacaagtatactactagaacactgatatttgtatacttgcttcaTAAAGTATACAAACAtaattgaactttacttaagtatacttagtaaaataaacttgaagtatactactttttggtaaggggcTACATACtaattaaacataaatataaatatacaacaaTTTAAGTATTGAAGAAAAACAATTATAGACCTTTACATAACTGATATACTATAAATAGTTGGCTATACGTACACACAATCTGAGACTGTACAAGAACTTTGGATAAATAgtacttatatatcattgctcttttcttggttttgattgcttccattgtcctcatttgtaagtcgctttggataaaagcatctgctaaatgactaaatgtaatgtggCGGGGAGAGTGATCACACAGACGACAGTAATGCAAGTCCTCAGATTGACCAGTGGATGAGAGTAGACAGTGCGGAGTGCAATGCACAAGTAAACATTATCAAATTGGTTTATAAAACTGTCTAGTGCACATACAGAGGTATATTTGTGCTTATTT contains:
- the LOC132096071 gene encoding C-C chemokine receptor type 4-like, whose amino-acid sequence is MDNSSDEYLNSFFNEYNDPPYEGEVVDGEVALCKKNDVLHFGATVLPAFYSIMFFMSLFGNGLVLCIIYKYEKLSTVNNIFLLNLVISDLIFTFSLPFWAVYHKSEWIFGQGLCKLVGSCYFIGFNSSILFLTLITFDRYLAVVHAISAAKSRRKAYGFASSAVIWVISILASIKDIVLYDVMNGGDGLLCEMTGYHQIFLTKWELIGYYQQFFLFFLVPLFIVLYCYIRITIRIIFTRLAEKCRAVKLIFVIVFTFFICWTPYNVVILLKAIKRSFGEQNNCSDALDYALYVTRNFAYLYFCISPVFYTFLGKKFQTHFLKLLSKKIPCLKIDYAMPSTTSKTTSTRSPITDY